A single region of the Zootoca vivipara chromosome 2, rZooViv1.1, whole genome shotgun sequence genome encodes:
- the RDH8 gene encoding retinol dehydrogenase 8 isoform X1 produces the protein MAKAPPRTVLITGCSSGIGLRMAVQLAQDPSKRFHVIATMRDLRKKDKLEAAAGDTLNKTLSIQRLDVCSDESVAECINSLPEKRLDVLVNNAGVGLVGPVESISIDDMKRVFETNFFGAIRMIKAVLPEMKRRQRGHIVVISSVMGLQGVPFNDVYAASKFAMEGFCESLAVQLLKFNIFISLVEPGPVNTEFEMKLMEEVARSEFPGADAATVRYFKEIYLPASHEIFTTMGQTPEYVAKAVVNVITKERPPFRTQTNALYTPLVALKYADTSGDLSVGTYYNLLFRFTGIFHLSMSFLKCITCSCFRRRVTPA, from the exons ATGGCCAAGGCACCTCCGCGCACTGTGCTTATCACCGGCTGCTCCTCAGGCATCGGGCTGCGCATGGCTGTGCAACTGGCGCAGGACCCAAGCAAGCGATTTCACG TCATTGCCACCATGCGCGACCTGCGCAAGAAGGACAAGCTGGAGGCAGCTGCTGGGGACACACTCAACAAGACCCTCAGCATCCAGCGCCTTGATGTCTGCAGTGATGAGTCTGTGGCTGAGTGCATCAACAGCCTTCCTGAGAAACGACTGGATGTGCTGG TGAACAATGCCGGTGTGGGGCTCGTTGGGCCTGTAGAGTCCATTTCTATCGATGACATGAAGCGCGTCTTTGAGACCAACTTCTTTGGTGCCATCCGCATGATCAAAGCTGTTCTCCCTGAAATGAAGCGAAGACAGAGAGGACACATTGTAGTTATCAGCAGCGTCATGGGATTGCAAG GTGTCCCCTTCAATGACGTGTATGCTGCCTCCAAGTTTGCCATGGAAGGTTTCTGTGAAAGCCTAGCTGTGCAACTCCTCAAATTCAACATTTT CATCTCTCTGGTAGAGCCCGGTCCAGTCAACACAGAATTTGAGATGAAGCTGATGGAGGAAGTGGCCCGCTCCGAGTTCCCGGGAGCCGATGCTGCCACTGTGCGATACTTCAAGGAGATCTATCTTCCGGCCTCCCATGAGATATTCACCACCATGGGCCAGACCCCTGAGTATGTGGCTAAG GCTGTTGTGAACGTCATCACCAAGGAGCGTCCTCCTTTCCGGACACAGACAAACGCCCTATACACACCACTGGTGGCCCTGAAGTACGCGGATACCTCAGGGGATCTGTCCGTTGGCACCTACTACAACCTGCTTTTTCGCTTCACAGGCATCTTCCACCTCAGCATGAGCTTCCTCAAATGCATCACATGCAGCTGTTTCCGGCGCCGGGTCACACCTGCTTGA
- the RDH8 gene encoding retinol dehydrogenase 8 isoform X2, with amino-acid sequence MAKAPPRTVLITGCSSGIGLRMAVQLAQDPSKRFHVIATMRDLRKKDKLEAAAGDTLNKTLSIQRLDVCSDESVAECINSLPEKRLDVLVNNAGVGLVGPVESISIDDMKRVFETNFFGAIRMIKAVLPEMKRRQRGHIVVISSVMGLQGVPFNDVYAASKFAMEGFCESLAVQLLKFNIFISLVEPGPVNTEFEMKLMEEVARSEFPGADAATVRYFKEIYLPASHEIFTTMGQTPEYVAKASSTSA; translated from the exons ATGGCCAAGGCACCTCCGCGCACTGTGCTTATCACCGGCTGCTCCTCAGGCATCGGGCTGCGCATGGCTGTGCAACTGGCGCAGGACCCAAGCAAGCGATTTCACG TCATTGCCACCATGCGCGACCTGCGCAAGAAGGACAAGCTGGAGGCAGCTGCTGGGGACACACTCAACAAGACCCTCAGCATCCAGCGCCTTGATGTCTGCAGTGATGAGTCTGTGGCTGAGTGCATCAACAGCCTTCCTGAGAAACGACTGGATGTGCTGG TGAACAATGCCGGTGTGGGGCTCGTTGGGCCTGTAGAGTCCATTTCTATCGATGACATGAAGCGCGTCTTTGAGACCAACTTCTTTGGTGCCATCCGCATGATCAAAGCTGTTCTCCCTGAAATGAAGCGAAGACAGAGAGGACACATTGTAGTTATCAGCAGCGTCATGGGATTGCAAG GTGTCCCCTTCAATGACGTGTATGCTGCCTCCAAGTTTGCCATGGAAGGTTTCTGTGAAAGCCTAGCTGTGCAACTCCTCAAATTCAACATTTT CATCTCTCTGGTAGAGCCCGGTCCAGTCAACACAGAATTTGAGATGAAGCTGATGGAGGAAGTGGCCCGCTCCGAGTTCCCGGGAGCCGATGCTGCCACTGTGCGATACTTCAAGGAGATCTATCTTCCGGCCTCCCATGAGATATTCACCACCATGGGCCAGACCCCTGAGTATGTGGCTAAG GCATCTTCCACCTCAGCATGA